A genomic region of Bacteroidales bacterium contains the following coding sequences:
- a CDS encoding class I lanthipeptide, whose amino-acid sequence MKNKSLKSKLFLDKEEVFTLNDKLLDTIKGGNGTEIDTVLAPSDTIVFDPSDTTNDPTDTTEIT is encoded by the coding sequence ATGAAAAATAAAAGTTTAAAATCGAAACTATTTTTAGATAAAGAAGAAGTTTTTACACTAAATGATAAGCTGTTGGATACAATTAAAGGCGGAAATGGTACTGAAATTGATACTGTGCTTGCTCCAAGTGATACAATTGTGTTTGATCCGAGTGATACAACAAATGATCCAACTGATACAACAGAAATTACATAG